One Mustelus asterias chromosome 29, sMusAst1.hap1.1, whole genome shotgun sequence DNA segment encodes these proteins:
- the hypk gene encoding huntingtin-interacting protein K, translated as MAEADGDLDLENEETERPAEKPRKHDSGAADLERVTDYAEEKEILSSDLETAMSVIGDRRSREQKAKQEREKELAKVTIRKEDVELIMNEMEISRNAAERGLREHLGNVVEALIALTD; from the exons ATGGCGGAGGCTGACGGAGACCTGGACCTGGAGAATGAGGAGACGGAGCGGCCGGCGGAGAAACCGCGGAAACACGACAGCGGCGCGGCGGATCTGGAGAGGGTGACCGACTATGCGGAGGAGAAAGAGATTCTCAGCTCGGACCTGGAgacg GCAATGTCCGTCATTGGAGACAGAAGATCCCGGGAACAGAAGGCGAAACAGGAAAG GGAGAAGGAACTGGCAAAAGTGACCATCAGGAAGGAAGATGTCGAATTGATT ATGAATGAGATGGAGATCTCTCGAAATGCAGCCGAGCGTGGTCTACGCGAGCATTTGGGAAATGTTGTCGAAGCTCTGATAGCCCTCACTGACTGA
- the mfap1 gene encoding microfibrillar-associated protein 1, producing MRSLFRAAGPTFYDCFRSDCFSLPGFVSSGGATMAAPLGLNAKQPPIQSTAGAVPVLNEKGEVSMEKVKVKRYVSGKRPDYAPMESSDEEEEDFQFVKKPKDAEAEPEVTEELANDPRLKRLQNRLSEDVEERLARHRMIVEPEVVMEAESEDEGEPWHVDREDTSEEEEEEVDDEEIERRRAMMRQRAQERENEELELLELEDEGRSGEESEEESEYEEYTDSEDETEPRLKPVFIRRKDRVTVQEREAEATKQKELELEAKRLSEEQRKYTLKIVEEEARREIEESRRTLSALDALNTDDENDEEEYESWKVRELKRIKRDREERESMEKEKAEIDRMHNLTEEERRAELRANSKAITNKASKGKYKFLQKYYHRGAFFMDEEEDLYKRDFSSPTLEDHFNKTILPKVMQVKNFGRSGRTKYTHLVDQDTTSFDSAWAQESAQNSKFFKQRAAGVRDVFERPSAKKRKTT from the exons ATGAGGTCATTATTCCGCGCCGCCGGGCCGACATTTTATGATTGTTTTCGCTCCGATTGTTTTTCTCTCCCGGGTTTTGTCTCCAGCGGCGGCGCGACCATGGCGGCTCCACTCGGCCTCAATgccaaacagcctcccatccagtccACGGCCGGAGCCGTGCCCGTCCTCAATGAGAAAG GTGAGGTGTCGATGGAAAAGGTGAAGGTGAAACGCTATGTCTCTGGTAAGCGACCTGATTATGCGCCAATGGAGTCCTCggatgaggaggaagaggactTTCAGTTTGTGAAGAAGCCAAAGGATGCAGAGGCAGAGCCTGAGGTGACAGAGGAGCTGGCAAATGATCCTCGTCTGAAACGTCTCCAGAACCGGCTCTCTGAGGATGTTGAGGAGAG GCTGGCCAGGCATCGGATGATCGTTGAGCCTGAGGTGGTGATGGAAGCGGAATCGGAGGACGAGGGGGAGCCATGGCACGTGGATCGAGAGGACACCagcgaagaggaggaggaggaagtggatGATGAG GAAATCGAGCGTCGCCGCGCTATGATGAGACAACGGGCTCAGGAGCGAGAGAACGAGGAATTGGAGTTGCTGGAGCTGGAGGACGAGGGCAGATCTGGAGAAGAGTCGGAGGAAGAATCAGAGTATGAAGAATATACCGACAGTGAGGACGAAACTGAACCCAGGCTGAAGCCGGTCTTTATAAGAAG GAAGGACCGCGTTACTGTGCAAGAACGTGAGGCCGAGGCCACTAAGCAGAAGGAGTTGGAGCTGGAGGCGAAACGCTTGAGCGAGGAGCAACGCAAGTACACGCTGAAG ATTGTGGAGGAGGAGGCCAGGCGGGAGATCGAGGAGTCCCGGCGAACACTCTCGGCTCTCGATGCGCTGAATACCGATGACGAGAACGATGAAGAAGAATATGAGTCGTGGAAAGTCCGAGAACTTAAACGCATTAAACGTGACCGAGAGGAGCGGGAATC CATGGAGAAGGAAAAAGCTGAGATTGATCGGATGCATAATCTGACGGAGGAAGAGAGGCGAGCAGAGCTCCGAGCCAACAGCAAAGCTATCACCAACAAGGCCAGCAAGGGGAAATACAAATTCCTGCAGAAATACTACCACAGAGGAGCCTTCTTCATG GATGAAGAGGAAGATCTGTACAAACGCGACTTCAGTTCCCCAACGTTGGAGGATCATTTCAACAAGACCATTCTGCCCAAAGTTATGCAG GTCAAAAACTTTGGTCGTTCGGGACGGACCAAATACACTCACCTGGTCGACCAAGACACCACCTCGTTCGACTCAGCCTGGGCCCAGGAATCTGCCCAGAACAGCAAGTTCTTCAAGCAGCGGGCAGCCGGTGTGCGTGACGTCTTTGAGAGACCATCAGCCAAAAAGAGGAAGACCACGTAA